A part of Drosophila bipectinata strain 14024-0381.07 chromosome 3L, DbipHiC1v2, whole genome shotgun sequence genomic DNA contains:
- the LOC108134197 gene encoding uncharacterized protein — protein MSGKHTWPKAPTFFWQSNHLNLLQSLCGPGRSGGGRRTPNGNWRRRGRFHQESNGNDSQPPRQSTTVVRRGRWWERSGPKCLPGLGEILVPRRINPPRNSMAIVDTFISRFYGKYSKDDGTEDQAGEEVECREGKGIKFPKRNRREESQKGKLQTFQADPVVFAIKKSIEKQLSKSKVKDPSGPTECVSSEVDKSLTKKPSDSEVEDPSRPRNELLSDLSNLEPPRMLDMYAEVFKSKIDDPYGSSDYTFGEKEVSGENHPGTLKRPRTKKPILIDATPISITLLDDSQGEVRKEPGLAILMSKNPEDRTTLESPENEELAEDPTEMNSLESLDSSDIIPEKLRTPDAKADETNSNKDAEKPKASDGDPIKSFSEEHRKDAEHLLQRMNDKTLDIRGIMGLTISDHSISVMGGAPSQAPFSGKNEQVPAQRRIPPKALAEQGSNLVSGSRKAPTGPKDLQSRHAAGKAAGPGGKKPLAGGAGAGKGPAKGPAGAGGKPPGGAGGNPPGGAGGKPPAAGGKKPPVAGGKPPAGKGGKGSGTRVITLMPGDGIGPEISMAVLQVLEAAKVPLIFEPVDVTPVMDKFGRTTVPEAVVESMNRTKVGLKGPLMTPVGTGFRSLNLTLRQLFNLYANIRPCRSLPGVETVYGDVDIITIRENTEGEYSGIEHTLVNGVVQSIKLITRNASLRVAEYAFQYALDMKRKKVTAVGEENAMRMSDGLFLRCVKEMSEKYKSKLESAGIEFEFSTMTTVCLNIVQNPKRYDVLVLPNLYGDIISDTCAGLIGGLGLTPSGNIGTEGAIFESVHGTAPDIAGKDLANPTALLLSTCMLLHYVGMPDQAEKIKKSILKTLTEGNIRTKDLGGNSKCSEYTKELIKNLK, from the coding sequence ATGTCCGGTAAACACACTTGGCCGAAGGCTCCCACCTTCTTCTGGCAATCCAATCACCTGAATCTCCTCCAATCGTTGTGTGGTCCCGGGCGGAGTGGTGGCGGTCGCAGGACGCCGAATGGCAACTGGCGGCGACGTGGACGCTTCCACCAAGAGAGTAATGGTAACGATTCCCAGCCACCACGGCAGTCAACTACCGTGGTGAGGCGGGGACGTTGGTGGGAGAGGTCTGGGCCAAAGTGCCTGCCAGGTCTGGGAGAGATTCTGGTGCCTCGACGCATTAATCCCCCTCGCAACTCCATGGCTATCGTAGATACCTTTATCTCGCGtttttatggaaaatattCCAAGGACGATGGGACAGAGGACCAGGCTGGCGAGGAAGTGGAATGCCGGGAGGGCAAGGGCATCAAGTTCCCGAAACGAAATCGACGGGAAGAATCGCAAAAAGGAAAGTTGCAAACTTTTCAGGCGGATCCGGTGGTTTTTGCCATTAAAAAATCGATCGAAAAACAACTTTCCAAATCCAAAGTAAAGGATCCATCAGGACCTACAGAGTGCGTATCCAGTGAAGTTGACAAGTCACTCACCAAGAAGCCATCTGACTCAGAAGTCGAGGATCCATCAAGACCACGGAATGAGTTACTGTCCGATTTGAGCAACTTGGAGCCTCCTAGGATGCTTGATATGTACGCGGAGGTATTTAAATCGAAAATTGATGACCCTTATGGATCATCAGATTACACTTTTGGTGAGAAGGAAGTTTCGGGAGAAAATCATCCTGGCACTTTGAAGCGTCCTCGAACAAAGAAGCCGATACTCATTGATGCAACTCCGATATCCATTACCCTATTAGATGATTCTCAAGGCGAGGTACGGAAAGAGCCTGGACTGGCTATACTTATGTCGAAAAATCCTGAAGATAGAACAACATTAGAGTCACCAGAAAATGAAGAACTGGCAGAAGATCCAACTGAAATGAATTCATTAGAATCACTAGATTCTTCAGACATCATACCAGAGAAGCTAAGGACTCCTGATGCCAAAGCCGATGAGACAAATTCAAATAAGGACGCTGAAAAGCCCAAAGCTTCTGACGGCGATCCCATTAAGAGTTTCTCTGAAGAACACCGTAAAGACGCTGAACATCTGCTCCAGAGGATGAATGACAAGACTTTGGATATTAGGGGCATCATGGGTCTGACCATTTCGGATCATTCTATATCCGTGATGGGCGGTGCTCCCTCCCAAGCCCCTTTTTCAGGGAAAAATGAGCAAGTCCCTGCCCAGAGAAGAATCCCACCCAAGGCTTTGGCTGAGCAAGGCAGCAATCTAGTGAGTGGATCTAGGAAAGCTCCCACCGGGCCGAAGGATCTTCAAAGCCGGCATGCTGCTGGAAAAGCGGCAGGTCCTGGAGGGAAAAAACCTCTTGCAGGAGGAGCTGGTGCTGGAAAAGGACCTGCTAAGGGCCCTGCTGGAGCCGGAGGAAAACCACCAGGAGGAGCCGGAGGGAACCCACCAGGAGGAGCCGGAGGAAAACCGCCAGCAGCAGGCGGAAAAAAACCACCAGTAGCCGGAGGAAAACCACCAGCAGGGAAAGGCGGCAAAGGATCAGGTACACGGGTCATCACTCTGATGCCCGGAGATGGTATCGGTCCGGAAATATCGATGGCTGTGCTGCAGGTTCTTGAGGCTGCCAAAGTGCCCCTGATCTTCGAGCCCGTCGATGTCACCCCGGTGATGGACAAATTCGGACGGACCACGGTGCCCGAGGCAGTCGTCGAGAGCATGAACCGCACCAAGGTGGGCCTAAAGGGTCCTCTAATGACGCCCGTGGGTACCGGATTCCGTTCCCTCAATCTGACCCTGCGCCAGCTGTTCAACCTGTACGCCAACATCCGTCCCTGCCGATCTCTGCCGGGAGTGGAGACGGTTTACGGTGATGTGGATATCATAACTATCCGCGAGAACACCGAGGGCGAGTACTCGGGCATCGAGCACACCCTGGTCAACGGTGTGGTGCAGAGTATCAAGCTGATCACCCGGAATGCCTCCCTCCGGGTGGCCGAGTACGCCTTCCAGTACGCCCTGGACATGAAACGGAAGAAGGTGACTGCCGTCGGTGAGGAGAATGCCATGCGAATGTCTGACGGGCTCTTCCTCCGTTGCGTCAAAGAAATGTCCGAGAAGTACAAGTCCAAGCTGGAGTCGGCTGGCATCGAGTTTGAGTTCTCGACCATGACGACCGTGTGCCTCAACATCGTCCAGAATCCCAAGCGTTATGATGTTCTGGTGTTGCCCAATCTTTACGGTGACATTATTTCCGATACGTGTGCTGGTCTGATAGGCGGGCTTGGCTTGACTCCGTCGGGAAATATTGGAACCGAGGGGGCCATCTTTGAGTCTGTGCACGGAACCGCCCCGGACATTGCTGGCAAGGACTTGGCCAATCCCACAGCGCTTCTGCTATCCACCTGCATGTTGCTGCACTACGTCGGGATGCCTGATCAGGCGGAGAAAATCAAGAAGTCCATTTTGAAGACCCTGACGGAGGGCAACATTCGCACCAAGGATCTGGGCGGCAATTCGAAGTGCTCCGAGTACACCAAGGAGCTGATAAAGAATCTCAAATAG